From the Solanum stenotomum isolate F172 chromosome 4, ASM1918654v1, whole genome shotgun sequence genome, one window contains:
- the LOC125862837 gene encoding uncharacterized protein LOC125862837 — protein sequence MAKTLVIFTIVLLLFAISISSSNPDPNPDPVPSEAHKELIRFGFPIGLLPRNVNGYSLNSSSGEFLVSLGEKCKITLPPDNYLATYSKKIRGKIVENRIAELDGISVRAFFKWWGITGIRSSGENLVFEVGMVTAKYPSMNFNESPYCEGKKHSSS from the coding sequence ATGGCAAAAACCCTAGTAATCTTCACCATTGTTCTTCTCCTGTTCGCCATTTCTATATCTTCTTCAAACCCGGATCCGAATCCGGATCCGGTACCATCGGAGGCACACAAGGAGCTAATCAGATTCGGGTTTCCCATAGGGTTACTTCCCAGGAACGTTAATGGGTATTCTCTGAACTCCAGTTCCGGCGAGTTCCTGGTTTCTCTGggtgaaaaatgtaaaattactCTTCCTCCAGACAATTACCTTGCGACGTATTCGAAGAAAATTAGGGGGAAAATTGTGGAGAATCGTATTGCGGAGCTTGATGGGATTAGTGTAAGGGCTTTTTTTAAGTGGTGGGGGATTACGGGAATCAGATCTAGTGGTGAGAATTTGGTTTTTGAAGTTGGAATGGTTACTGCTAAATACCCTTCTATGAATTTCAATGAAAGCCCTTATTGTGAAGGGAAAAAGCATTCCTCTTCCTGA